Proteins from a genomic interval of Collinsella sp. zg1085:
- a CDS encoding LTA synthase family protein, producing MTTPVDATHAFIPLSMLAILICPSALAGSIQLMRARTPRWGTLLWLCLPGALLIALSSFLATGTVDTTIDIESLYLYSAGIACTGLVMLLRGPVIDWFGTLQGPARTSLTLLRDMVILGVCTLIGAWLLDFVWLSEASKIQLGYYTMTVIVVAACFVFTYVVGQRTGFLCTLVLIACFALSIAQFFVLEFKNAALLPSDLLTLETAAAVGNKYTLMFNIRMLHGMLACSCGFSLLSFIWPSYPKTLRFISMHTVCNIILALCIGQGLLSVYHSVSLEKDYGLSYDRWMPITTYKNTGILPGFLAMLQDFAILKPDAYSAQHAQTIETKLAEQYDALWDANPTTQEARTQFEAVKPAIVTIMNESFTDLSLYPAVAEAGYTGPEQYNAIPDALMRGTLMASVQGGGTANSEFEYLTGTATAFVGYGKIAYQIYNFSHVNSLAKQLGALGYKTTAIHPENPHNYNRSSVYPMLGFNRFLSWEDFKDAPVYHHGVTDASTYQRILDILRTDPNPQFILDVTMQNHGGYGAGTVPDQELPGVYPAGVDDPEVLTNLNTYLACVNASDRDLAWFIEELRNLDRPVILVFFGDHQPSVGYSINEITHAEGDDELAHIQRNHMSTYLVWANYDVAGQEQQSEHQDMGIWTLGAEVLHLAGAPLTPYQKAQLAARQEISSLNMFGYTGADGTLYPLNSKESPYASLVEDLRRVSYLEFAEKTR from the coding sequence ATGACAACTCCTGTTGATGCAACCCATGCCTTTATTCCTCTGAGCATGCTTGCCATTCTTATATGCCCGAGCGCTCTCGCGGGCTCAATACAGCTGATGCGTGCTCGTACCCCGCGCTGGGGAACACTCTTGTGGCTCTGCTTGCCAGGTGCGTTGCTCATAGCGCTCAGTAGTTTTCTTGCAACAGGCACTGTGGATACCACCATTGATATAGAAAGTCTTTACCTATATTCAGCAGGTATAGCATGTACCGGTCTTGTTATGCTGCTGCGCGGACCTGTCATCGATTGGTTTGGTACACTTCAAGGACCAGCACGCACAAGCCTAACCCTTTTGCGCGATATGGTGATTCTTGGTGTCTGCACCCTTATTGGTGCCTGGTTGCTTGATTTTGTCTGGCTAAGCGAAGCATCAAAGATTCAGCTTGGCTATTACACCATGACCGTTATTGTAGTAGCCGCTTGCTTTGTCTTTACCTATGTTGTTGGACAGCGAACCGGATTTTTATGTACGCTTGTTCTTATTGCATGTTTTGCGCTCAGCATTGCTCAGTTCTTTGTTCTTGAATTCAAAAATGCTGCTCTGCTTCCCAGCGATTTATTAACCCTAGAAACTGCCGCAGCTGTTGGAAATAAATACACGCTAATGTTTAATATCCGCATGCTACACGGCATGCTCGCCTGCTCATGCGGCTTTTCTTTGCTTTCATTCATCTGGCCAAGCTATCCTAAAACCCTGCGATTCATCAGTATGCATACGGTATGTAATATCATTCTTGCACTCTGCATTGGTCAGGGCTTATTGAGCGTGTACCATTCTGTTAGCCTCGAAAAGGACTACGGTCTTTCATATGACCGTTGGATGCCCATTACTACCTACAAAAATACCGGTATCCTGCCCGGATTTCTTGCTATGCTCCAAGACTTTGCAATCCTTAAACCTGATGCATATAGTGCTCAACATGCTCAGACCATTGAGACGAAGCTTGCTGAGCAATACGACGCTCTTTGGGACGCAAATCCCACAACCCAAGAAGCCCGTACGCAGTTTGAAGCAGTCAAGCCTGCCATTGTGACCATCATGAATGAGTCGTTTACTGACCTATCACTCTACCCCGCTGTTGCCGAAGCAGGATATACAGGTCCTGAACAATATAATGCAATTCCCGATGCTCTCATGCGTGGCACACTTATGGCTTCAGTGCAAGGTGGAGGTACGGCAAACTCTGAGTTTGAGTATCTCACCGGAACAGCAACAGCCTTTGTAGGTTATGGCAAGATAGCCTATCAAATATATAATTTTTCGCATGTCAACAGCCTAGCAAAGCAGCTCGGTGCGCTTGGTTACAAAACCACTGCTATCCATCCCGAAAACCCGCATAACTATAATCGTTCTTCGGTCTATCCCATGCTTGGCTTTAATCGCTTTTTAAGCTGGGAGGACTTCAAAGATGCGCCGGTTTATCACCATGGAGTAACCGATGCATCAACATATCAACGCATTCTTGACATACTCAGAACTGACCCAAACCCGCAGTTTATTTTAGACGTCACTATGCAAAACCATGGTGGCTATGGTGCAGGAACGGTACCAGACCAAGAATTGCCAGGCGTTTATCCAGCAGGCGTTGATGACCCTGAGGTGCTTACTAACCTTAATACCTATCTTGCCTGCGTCAATGCTTCAGATCGTGACCTTGCATGGTTTATTGAGGAACTTCGCAACCTTGACCGTCCGGTTATCCTGGTCTTTTTTGGCGATCATCAGCCTTCGGTGGGTTATAGCATCAATGAGATTACACACGCTGAGGGAGACGATGAACTGGCTCATATACAGCGCAATCACATGTCAACCTATCTGGTATGGGCAAACTATGACGTAGCTGGTCAAGAACAACAAAGCGAGCATCAAGATATGGGCATTTGGACGCTCGGTGCTGAGGTGCTTCATCTAGCCGGCGCACCGTTGACGCCCTACCAAAAAGCTCAACTTGCCGCCCGTCAAGAAATTAGCTCACTTAATATGTTTGGCTATACGGGTGCCGATGGTACGCTCTATCCCCTTAATTCAAAAGAAAGTCCCTATGCCAGCCTAGTTGAAGACTTGCGGCGCGTATCCTATCTTGAGTTTGCCGAGAAAACGCGCTGA
- a CDS encoding NAD(P)/FAD-dependent oxidoreductase, giving the protein MIEVQQLIASLDQGLSEEALRDVARAQVVQRLGISDAHIQELSLHRVSVDARKKRDVHLTLSAYVDLNPKYEQRLVAGLSQSDARLVRLCQRETLKWERPQSVFLRSRPVVIGAGCAGLFAGFALAEAGLQPLIIERGDPAYERAQAIETFKTTLQLDPESNIQFGLGGAGTFSDGKLTTGTKSAAHQLILQSFVEAGAPREILWQAKPHIGSDILPNVVTQLVKRIQACGGEIRFRVRLTDIELDAQGALQALCLTTATGEERIATKALILSCGHSARDIFALLQKRGIALARKSFAMGVRIEHKQADIDKAQYGPAAGHPALGAAPYKLVAHVPHERTLFSFCMCPGGEVVAAASEQGRTVTNGASLYARAKENANAALLVNVNPGDLPGDDVLAGIVLQAQCEKAAYQQGLQPYQAPAQLVGDFLAQRSSSGPHSVHPSYPLGVTWSQIEQLLPQYIISTLRHGLPMLGNKLKPFSNPDAVLTAVESRSSSPVTILRDANCCSISTPGLYPAGEGAGYAGGIMSAAADGIRVAQALIEQASHRS; this is encoded by the coding sequence ATGATTGAAGTTCAGCAGCTCATTGCAAGCCTTGACCAGGGTTTGAGTGAGGAGGCTTTGCGCGATGTAGCGCGTGCTCAGGTGGTACAACGATTGGGCATTTCAGATGCGCATATTCAGGAGCTCAGTTTGCATCGTGTATCAGTTGATGCCCGAAAAAAACGTGATGTGCATCTTACTTTAAGTGCATATGTAGATCTCAACCCAAAATACGAACAGCGCCTTGTTGCAGGCTTGTCTCAAAGTGATGCGCGCTTGGTTAGACTTTGCCAGCGCGAAACACTCAAGTGGGAGCGTCCGCAAAGCGTATTTCTTCGTTCTCGTCCTGTGGTGATAGGAGCAGGCTGTGCGGGGTTGTTTGCAGGATTTGCTCTTGCTGAGGCCGGATTGCAGCCGCTCATCATTGAGCGCGGTGACCCAGCGTATGAGCGAGCGCAGGCAATTGAAACTTTCAAAACAACGCTGCAACTTGATCCGGAAAGCAATATTCAATTTGGCTTGGGCGGTGCTGGAACCTTTTCAGATGGAAAACTTACCACGGGCACCAAAAGCGCTGCACATCAGCTTATCCTGCAAAGCTTTGTAGAGGCTGGTGCTCCACGTGAGATTTTATGGCAGGCAAAGCCTCATATTGGTTCAGATATATTGCCGAACGTCGTCACTCAGCTTGTTAAGCGTATTCAGGCATGCGGAGGGGAGATTCGCTTTCGGGTGCGCCTGACTGATATTGAGCTTGATGCGCAGGGTGCTCTGCAGGCGCTTTGTCTTACTACCGCAACAGGTGAAGAGCGTATTGCTACCAAAGCACTCATTCTGTCTTGTGGGCATTCGGCACGCGATATATTTGCTTTGTTGCAAAAACGAGGCATAGCGCTTGCGCGAAAAAGCTTTGCCATGGGTGTTCGTATAGAGCACAAGCAAGCAGATATAGATAAAGCACAATATGGACCTGCAGCCGGTCATCCGGCGCTTGGAGCTGCGCCCTATAAGTTGGTTGCACATGTCCCGCATGAGAGAACACTGTTTAGCTTTTGTATGTGTCCGGGCGGTGAGGTGGTTGCTGCAGCAAGTGAGCAGGGACGCACAGTCACCAATGGTGCCAGTCTTTATGCACGAGCAAAAGAAAATGCCAATGCGGCCTTGCTGGTAAACGTTAATCCGGGAGATTTGCCAGGCGATGATGTGCTTGCAGGAATTGTCCTGCAAGCACAATGTGAAAAAGCAGCATATCAGCAAGGACTACAGCCCTATCAAGCTCCTGCTCAGCTAGTAGGGGATTTTTTGGCACAACGTTCAAGTTCAGGCCCACATTCAGTTCATCCAAGCTATCCCTTGGGCGTAACATGGTCTCAGATTGAACAGTTGCTTCCTCAATACATTATTTCTACCTTGCGCCACGGTCTTCCCATGCTTGGCAATAAGCTGAAACCCTTTAGCAACCCTGATGCCGTTTTGACGGCAGTTGAATCGCGGTCAAGCTCGCCTGTAACTATTTTGCGCGATGCTAACTGTTGCTCAATAAGCACTCCAGGTCTGTATCCAGCTGGTGAAGGAGCGGGATACGCAGGCGGTATTATGTCGGCAGCGGCTGACGGTATTCGCGTTGCGCAGGCACTAATTGAACAGGCCTCTCATCGAAGCTAA